One segment of Anatilimnocola aggregata DNA contains the following:
- a CDS encoding MoaD/ThiS family protein, with translation MPTVFIPAQLRGLTSGQAQVEVAATTVAEAIAQLDEQFPGIRARLCQGENLIPGLQVSVDDRFTRQGLSARLQAASEVHFLPVIGGG, from the coding sequence ATGCCCACCGTCTTCATTCCGGCCCAACTGCGCGGCCTGACGAGTGGGCAAGCTCAAGTCGAAGTCGCGGCGACAACCGTTGCCGAAGCAATCGCGCAGCTCGACGAGCAGTTTCCTGGCATTCGCGCTCGTCTCTGCCAAGGCGAAAACTTAATTCCAGGCTTACAAGTCTCGGTCGATGATCGCTTTACGCGGCAAGGTCTCTCGGCCCGTTTGCAAGCCGCCAGCGAAGTCCACTTTCTTCCCGTCATTGGCGGCGGCTAG
- a CDS encoding sugar phosphate isomerase/epimerase family protein: MPNAFPKLHNAMWPGLVGKEPGTDHPPISLDHMLELTAAAEVNGQKFEGVDLFLFHPHTDPDASDDDIRAMADKIASYGLNVGSVVAPVWPGTVGGSAMGNELERDNFVLAVQKACRIAKILNEHGVRKYGVIRIDSADSPTHWADDPIGNTRKIAQTFKEAAKIAKDHGERLAMEGEICWAGMHSWQAALKLLEEVKMPGTVGFQADQAHTYLYLLGYNAPEAALLQPGYDETQFVTAYTKMTDALRPWTIDFHVAQNDGSVHGTGSHDKTGRHCPADDPNGKIDIVKTAGYWLKGAKERGIQHICWDGCMFPNGMLEDPKTWNTILAKMIQVRDAHGWNE; this comes from the coding sequence ATGCCCAATGCCTTTCCGAAACTTCACAATGCCATGTGGCCGGGTCTCGTGGGCAAGGAGCCGGGGACCGATCATCCGCCGATCAGCCTCGATCACATGCTCGAACTGACCGCGGCGGCGGAAGTGAACGGGCAGAAATTCGAAGGGGTCGATCTCTTTCTGTTTCACCCGCACACCGATCCCGATGCCAGCGACGACGATATTCGCGCGATGGCCGATAAAATCGCCAGCTATGGTCTGAACGTCGGTTCGGTCGTAGCACCGGTTTGGCCCGGCACCGTTGGCGGTTCGGCGATGGGGAACGAACTGGAACGCGATAACTTTGTGCTGGCAGTGCAGAAGGCCTGCCGCATTGCCAAGATTCTCAACGAGCATGGCGTGCGGAAGTATGGCGTGATTCGGATCGACTCGGCCGATTCCCCGACTCATTGGGCCGATGATCCGATTGGCAACACTCGCAAGATCGCCCAGACGTTCAAGGAAGCGGCGAAGATCGCCAAGGATCACGGCGAGCGACTGGCCATGGAAGGAGAAATCTGCTGGGCCGGCATGCACTCGTGGCAAGCTGCCTTGAAGCTGCTCGAAGAAGTGAAGATGCCGGGCACGGTTGGCTTCCAAGCCGACCAGGCTCATACCTATCTCTATCTGCTCGGTTACAACGCTCCCGAAGCGGCCCTCCTGCAGCCCGGCTATGACGAAACGCAGTTCGTCACTGCTTACACCAAGATGACTGACGCTCTGCGCCCTTGGACGATCGACTTCCACGTTGCCCAGAACGACGGCAGCGTGCATGGCACCGGTTCGCACGATAAGACCGGCCGCCACTGCCCCGCCGACGATCCGAACGGCAAGATCGACATCGTCAAAACGGCCGGCTACTGGCTGAAGGGTGCCAAGGAACGCGGCATTCAGCACATCTGCTGGGACGGCTGCATGTTCCCGAACGGGATGCTCGAAGATCCCAAGACCTGGAACACGATCCTCGCCAAGATGATCCAAGTGCGCGACGCGCACGGCTGGAATGAGTAG
- a CDS encoding Uma2 family endonuclease → MSTVTAESEYVVLYGIPWEMYEGITSALSECHLRHTYVAGTLEIRRCLVGVDWKAYQAFLRALGDRGVRHTFHEGTLEIMSPLKDHDWIKRLIGRMIEAITLELDLDIQSIGSTTITGEKIEWGLQPDEAYYVGNEKKVRGKRRYDPKKDPPPDLVVEVDVTNSCVQRLPGFAAIRVPEIWRHDGKTLQFLKRDHQGKYREVKHNVAFPFLSPGDLQASLDQIEHVRETELIRNFVKLALQRYRDFMRIN, encoded by the coding sequence ATGAGTACGGTCACCGCCGAGTCTGAGTATGTAGTTCTTTATGGAATCCCTTGGGAGATGTACGAGGGGATCACTAGCGCGCTGAGCGAGTGTCATTTGCGGCACACCTATGTCGCCGGCACGCTGGAGATACGGCGATGTCTCGTTGGTGTTGATTGGAAAGCGTACCAAGCGTTCTTACGAGCACTAGGCGATCGAGGTGTCCGGCACACTTTTCACGAGGGTACGCTTGAAATCATGTCCCCACTGAAGGATCACGATTGGATCAAGCGATTGATTGGTCGAATGATCGAAGCCATTACGCTGGAGCTGGATCTGGACATTCAAAGCATCGGTTCGACAACCATTACCGGTGAAAAGATTGAGTGGGGACTGCAGCCCGATGAGGCCTATTACGTCGGCAATGAGAAAAAAGTGCGGGGCAAGCGTCGGTATGATCCCAAAAAGGATCCCCCGCCAGACTTAGTGGTGGAAGTCGATGTCACCAATAGTTGTGTTCAGCGACTTCCTGGCTTCGCCGCGATTCGTGTACCAGAAATTTGGCGGCATGATGGCAAGACGTTGCAATTTTTGAAAAGAGACCACCAAGGGAAATATCGCGAAGTAAAACACAATGTTGCCTTCCCCTTTCTTTCGCCAGGCGATCTCCAAGCTTCCCTCGATCAAATCGAGCATGTGCGAGAAACCGAACTAATTCGGAACTTCGTCAAGCTGGCCCTGCAGCGGTATCGTGATTTCATGCGGATTAACTAA